In a single window of the Elusimicrobiota bacterium genome:
- the hemB gene encoding porphobilinogen synthase, with protein sequence MAFPATRLRRLRRSPAMRLLTRETALSPRDFVMPFFVRPGKGERRPIKSMPGHFQYSVDELVKALGPVVSAGIPAVILFGIPDKKDARASGAYAEDGITQRALSAAKERYPGLILMADLCFCEYMDHGHCGVVKDGAILNDPTLELAAKTAVSQARAGADVIAPSGMMDGQVAAIRKALDGGGLSMTPILAYAAKYASAFYGPFREAAESPPGFGDRASYQMDPGNIREALREVALDVEEGADMLMVKPALAYLDVLRAVRDKFGLPTAAYSVSGEFAMIKAAAQNGWIDEKRTALESLLGIKRAGADFILTYYALEAARWLA encoded by the coding sequence GTGGCTTTTCCAGCGACTCGGCTCAGGCGCTTGCGCCGCAGTCCCGCCATGAGGCTTCTCACGCGCGAGACGGCTCTTTCGCCCCGCGATTTCGTCATGCCCTTCTTCGTTCGCCCCGGCAAGGGGGAGCGCCGGCCGATCAAGTCCATGCCTGGGCATTTCCAATATTCGGTGGACGAGCTGGTCAAAGCCCTGGGGCCCGTGGTTTCCGCCGGGATCCCAGCGGTGATTTTGTTCGGCATCCCCGACAAAAAAGACGCCAGAGCCTCCGGCGCCTACGCCGAGGACGGGATCACCCAGAGGGCGCTCTCCGCCGCCAAGGAGCGCTACCCCGGCCTGATCTTGATGGCGGATCTCTGCTTCTGCGAGTACATGGATCACGGGCATTGCGGCGTGGTCAAAGACGGCGCGATCTTGAACGACCCCACCTTGGAATTGGCCGCCAAGACCGCGGTGTCCCAGGCCCGGGCCGGGGCCGACGTGATCGCGCCGAGCGGGATGATGGATGGGCAGGTGGCCGCCATCCGGAAGGCCTTGGACGGGGGGGGGCTTTCCATGACGCCGATCCTGGCTTACGCCGCCAAATACGCCAGCGCTTTCTACGGGCCCTTCCGAGAGGCGGCCGAGTCTCCGCCCGGCTTCGGCGACCGGGCCTCCTACCAGATGGACCCCGGCAACATCCGAGAGGCCCTGCGCGAGGTGGCCCTCGACGTGGAGGAGGGGGCCGACATGCTCATGGTGAAGCCCGCCCTTGCCTACCTGGACGTGCTCAGGGCCGTGCGAGACAAGTTCGGCCTGCCCACGGCGGCCTACAGCGTCTCGGGCGAGTTCGCCATGATCAAGGCCGCGGCCCAAAACGGCTGGATCGACGAGAAAAGAACGGCCTTGGAGTCCCTTCTCGGCATCAAGCGCGCCGGGGCCGATTTCATCCTCACCTATTACGCCCTGGAGGCGGCCCGTTGGCTGGCCTAG
- the hemL gene encoding glutamate-1-semialdehyde 2,1-aminomutase produces the protein MAGLASEKLFARAQKVLAGGVNSPVRAFRAVGGCPRFMRRGSGAYLFDADERRYIDYCLSWGPLILGHARTEIVEAVKASAAMGSTFGAPTEGEVLLAEKIQEAFPSMELVRLTSSGTEAVMSALRAARARAGRDLAVKFSGCYHGHVDSLLVQAGSGAMTLGAPDSAGVPESWAKTTITLPYNDLKAVEGAFARWGERIAAVIVEPVVGNMGVVSPRDGFLQGLRRITSRAKSVLIFDEVITGFRLCWGGAQTLLKIKPDLTCLGKIVGGGMPLAAYGGRRDIMELVAPLGPVYQAGTLSGNPVAVAAGLECLRILEEEKPYERLAQLTEYLAQGIARQADKAGVPLRIHSAGSMFTLFFCASPIHDYETAKRADAKAYARFFHKMLGQGVYLPPAQFEAAFVSYAHTAEDLDATIAAAGKAFA, from the coding sequence TTGGCTGGCCTAGCCTCCGAAAAACTGTTCGCCCGGGCGCAAAAGGTCTTGGCCGGAGGCGTCAATTCCCCGGTCCGGGCCTTCAGGGCCGTCGGGGGATGCCCGCGCTTCATGCGCAGGGGTTCCGGCGCCTACCTCTTCGACGCGGACGAGCGCCGCTACATAGACTACTGCTTGTCCTGGGGTCCCCTCATCCTGGGCCACGCCAGGACCGAGATCGTCGAGGCCGTCAAGGCCTCGGCGGCGATGGGCTCGACTTTCGGGGCTCCGACCGAGGGGGAGGTTCTGCTGGCCGAGAAAATCCAGGAGGCTTTCCCCTCGATGGAGCTGGTCCGGCTGACGAGCTCGGGCACCGAGGCCGTGATGAGCGCCTTGCGCGCGGCCCGCGCCCGCGCCGGCCGGGATCTGGCGGTGAAATTTTCCGGCTGCTACCACGGGCACGTGGACAGTCTCTTGGTCCAGGCGGGTTCCGGGGCCATGACCTTGGGCGCGCCCGATTCGGCCGGAGTGCCGGAGTCTTGGGCCAAGACCACGATCACGCTGCCTTACAACGATTTGAAGGCGGTCGAAGGCGCCTTTGCCCGCTGGGGAGAGCGCATCGCGGCCGTGATCGTGGAGCCCGTCGTGGGCAATATGGGAGTGGTGAGCCCCAGGGATGGCTTCCTCCAGGGCCTGCGCCGGATCACGAGCCGGGCCAAGTCCGTTCTCATCTTCGACGAGGTGATCACCGGCTTTCGCCTCTGCTGGGGCGGAGCCCAGACCTTGCTGAAGATCAAGCCGGACCTCACCTGCCTCGGGAAAATCGTGGGAGGGGGAATGCCGCTGGCGGCTTACGGCGGCCGCCGGGATATCATGGAGCTCGTGGCTCCCTTGGGCCCGGTCTACCAAGCGGGCACTCTCTCCGGAAATCCCGTGGCGGTGGCGGCGGGCCTGGAGTGCCTTCGAATTCTCGAGGAGGAGAAGCCCTACGAGCGCTTAGCCCAGCTCACGGAGTACCTCGCCCAAGGAATCGCAAGGCAAGCCGACAAAGCCGGGGTCCCCCTGCGCATCCATTCCGCGGGGTCCATGTTCACGCTATTCTTCTGCGCCTCCCCCATCCACGACTACGAGACCGCCAAGCGCGCCGACGCCAAGGCTTACGCGCGCTTTTTCCACAAGATGCTGGGCCAAGGCGTCTACCTGCCTCCGGCTCAATTCGAGGCGGCCTTCGTCTCCTACGCCCACACGGCGGAGGACTTGGATGCCACCATCGCGGCGGCCGGCAAGGCCTTCGCGTGA
- a CDS encoding EVE domain-containing protein, with protein MNYWLMKSEPAVFSIEGLRRAPGRTSGWDGVRNYQARNYMRQMRPGDGVFFYHSNADPSGIAGLAEVVREAYPDPSQFVPRGAHFDPKASPERPIWYQVDVRFVKVFKRFLSLEELRGIPLLRGMPLFSRSRLSVQPVTRAQWDAILKLSA; from the coding sequence GTGAATTACTGGCTCATGAAGTCCGAGCCGGCGGTTTTTTCGATAGAGGGCTTGCGCCGGGCGCCGGGCCGGACTAGCGGCTGGGACGGGGTGCGCAATTACCAGGCCCGCAATTACATGAGGCAGATGAGGCCGGGAGACGGCGTCTTCTTCTATCATTCCAACGCCGACCCTTCCGGGATCGCCGGCCTGGCCGAGGTGGTCCGGGAGGCTTACCCGGATCCGAGCCAATTCGTTCCTAGGGGCGCTCATTTTGATCCCAAGGCCTCGCCTGAGCGCCCTATCTGGTACCAGGTGGACGTTCGTTTCGTGAAGGTCTTTAAAAGATTCCTATCTCTCGAAGAGCTCCGAGGCATTCCCTTGTTGAGGGGCATGCCTCTCTTCAGCCGCAGCCGCCTCTCGGTCCAGCCCGTCACCCGGGCTCAATGGGACGCGATTCTTAAATTATCGGCCTAA